GCCCTCGTTGAAAATGAATGGGGGCGGAACTTCTCCTGTTGAATTCGTTGTTAACGAAAACCGTACACTATAGTGAGCTTGACATTTAAGTGTAATAGTCAGTTGAGCCGACTTCTGCACCGTTTACTgcaaacattgcctttaaaatctGCATTGTCGACGATGCGCAATCGGATTGAGTCCCGGCTTTAGTTTGTTGTGCCTCGCTGAAATGCATATTTATCTCTCCCTATGCATTTCACCTACATacgtatctttctctctctctctatttctctcaggACACACTGAAATGTGAACACTGTGGGAAAAACAGGGTAGTGATAACCAGGTACTCAGAGGGATATGGCACagaggtagggtgtgtgtgtgtctgtgtgtgtgtgcgtgtgtgtgtgtgtgtgtgtgtgtgcgtgcgtgcgtgttcgtTCAATGACACAAATATTGATGTTACAAAACATCAGTACGGTTTCAACTCAGTATGGTTTATTGAACGTAATCCATATAATGTTGAATGATGATGCACACAAACATACTGAAGTATTACCTTTGGCAAAAATGTAGGTGGCTGAAACCAATGAGTGATTGTGTACGTGTGTCTAATTCATGTGACTCATACTGTGCAGGAAGAGTGTGCCCTGTCCGATCCTCAGGGTGACAGCGATGCAGACGCTGACATCGAGGACACAGATTGCAGGTtcgacacacacccacacacacacacaaacacactgcttaCTCACCAATCGGTCACTCATAAACAGCACCTATTGTCTTTTCATTTTGTTGCTGTTTCGATTGGTCCAGACTACAGGAGCCAGGTTCTCTCCAGCGAATCAGTTCGCGGAGACGGAAGCGACCACGAATAGCACGGCAGGACACCACGGAGAGTGAGGACGATGGGGGGAGGAGTCACAGGAGTCACCGCTGGAACCTCAGACTCAGTCCCCACCGGGCTCACAACAGAACCTTACTAGAGGTACCTCAACCACACAGAACCACATCACAAACCTAATACACAACCACAGTTAAACCTCATCGCAACCACATAATGAAACCGCTATATAttgaaagtctctctctctctctctctctctctctctctctctctctctctctctctctcaggagagtGTATCACAGGTCAGACCGTTAGTGATCTGTCGGCCCAGTATCAGAGGAGACGGTCAGGTGCCTCCAGTCGAAGGGCCCAGAACTGGCCCAAAATGGCTCTGGTTCCTGTggccctcgtctctctccctgcctgtcgttctccttctctccattcctctctctctctccttagtcATCGTCATCATATCTTTCCTGATGCCTCGGGCCAGTACTTGACCTCACTTCTCTGTTTTATTTCATTCATTGTAATATTTTTCATGGAGTAATATAATTATGCTTTAATCACCTCGCGTCACCACATCATGTTGTTAATTCATGTGTGTATACTGTAAACAAATCATATTAGACCATAAGCCATAGCAGCATCAGACCATAAACCATAGCAGCATCAGACCATAAACCATAGCAGCATCAGACCATAAGTCATAGCAGCATCAGACCATAAGCCATAGCAGCATCAGACCATAAGCCATAGCAGCATCAGACCATAAGTCATAGCAGCATCAGACCATAAGCCATAGCAGCATCAGACCATAAGCCATAGCAGCATCAGACCATAAGTCATAGCAGCATCAGACCATAAGCCATAGCAGCATCAGACCATAAGTCATAGCAGCATCAGACCATAAACCATAGCAGCATCAGACCATAAGTCATAGCAGCATCAGACCATAAGCCATAGCAGCATCAGACCATAAGCCATAGCAGCATCAGACCATAAGTCATAGCAGCATCAGACCATAAGTCATAGCAGCATCAGACCATAAGCCATAGCAGCATCAGACCATAAACCATAGCAGCATCAGACCATAAGTCATAGCAGCATCAGACCATAAGTCATAGCAGCATCAGACCATAAGCCATAGCAGCATCAGACCATAAGCCATAGCAGCATCAGACCATAAGTCAGAGCAGCATCAGGCCATAAGTCATAGCAGCATCAGACCATAAGTCATAGCAGCATCAGACCATAAGCCATAGCAGCATCATCGCCCTTTTCCACAACAATATTTCTGAACAGGCAGCTTGTGCTCTTcatatctctttctgtctctctttctgtctctctctctctctctctctctctctctcccactcattTGCAAAAATAGACCCATTGGCTTGCTGCTTATGCTGAAGATGGTGTGATATGTGGGTGGCAAAGGGTTTTAGGGTTACACGTGTTTTGTAGGCTCAATAGAAATACATGTAAATTACCGACCTATGCAATCTACTGTTCCTgctctgtcgtctgtctgtctgtctgtctgtctgtctgtctgtctgtctgtctgtctgtctgtctgtctgtctgtctgtctgtctgtctgtctgtctgtctgtctgtctgtctgtctgtctgtctgtctgtctgtctgtctgtctgtctgtctgtctgtctgtctgtctgtctgtctgtctgtctgtctgtctgtctgtctgtctgtctgtctgtctgtctgtctctgtctgtctgtctggtaacTGAATCCATGCTCTGTCCTTGGCACATGAgtgagtgcccccccccccccccccactctctcaccctcttgtCTCTGAGGTATTTAGCCTGTGAATCCAGGGACCCATAGATCTAAATTACAATTTGGCCTAATTTAATGGAAGCAGGATTGCACAGACAGCCTACTCTGTGCAATGGCTATGTCTGAAACGGCACCCTATTTgctatatgtagggaatagggtgctatgtcaTTCACAGGAGGAAGTTCATAAACTAGACTGTAACTAGGTAAGACAGATAATCCAGTACACGTAaacctgtattgtactgtaagtgTTTGGTTATGAGGGAACCACCTACTCCTGCTTGTAAACCAGGTTATTACAAGTTTTATGTTTTACTGTATGAAGGATGTATTCACCTCCAGCTTATAAAGTATGTCTGAAATCCACTGCTGTGATCCACTGTATCTgggtcagaggaggctggtggaaggagctataggaggacgggctcatgataatggctggagtggaataaaccacatgtttgactccgttccattgattccattccagccattagaaTGAGCCCTTTCTATAGCTCCCCATCAGCCTCCAGTGATCTGGGTGTTAGTTAATTTACATTTATAACCCCAAAAAATGATCACAATGTATGTTCATCTTTATGCTTCATTGGGGCCACAGTAATCAAATAAAGCTATATTGTATTTTgacaatgtttattttttaaattaattttatATTTACgtatatttttaaatatactttaggGGTTAAACTGGAACATGGATGTTGATTATTGGGCGATTTGAATTGCAAATGTATATCTGATTTAAAGAAGTATTTATTCAAATGCTTATGACCACTCTTATGTTCCAAGTGCAGAAGTGTTAGTCATCAACATGGAAAGACTgcttctctacatctctctcctcatttcTTCAGGAGAGCAGGAGATGATGGagtgagcgagggagggagagaaagacacaaaggtgaggagtaggaggaggagaatagaaaGAAAAATGAGGGCACCACTCACGACTATGAAACAGTGAGGACAGAATGGCATTCTGTGTTAAATATGTGAgtggcagctctctctctctctcactctcactctctcacacacacatgcacgtacgcacgcacgcatgcacacacacacacacacacacacacacacacacacacacacacacacacacacacacacacacacacacacacacacacacacacacacacacacacacacacacacacacacacacacacacacaaaagggcCTGGGGTGGGTGAGAGTCCCATAAGGAGGTTAGTTACTTAGCACcctactccctccctcttcctcttcctttaGGCTAGTCTCCATGGCAACCATCTGATTCATGCAGACTGAAAGACAGACTTTTTCATAGCTGGATTGAAGCTTGCCAGATCAGAGCCGCCTACAGGGCGAGTATTGTGAATAAAACAACATGCACATCTGCTATTTtatcagctcataaaacatgttATTTACAATTAGTTAATAAATCTTATTTTAGCTAACTTTCGTAGTTAGGAGTGCTACCAAAACATTTaaagttaggtttaaaatcagctactctgactttgtggctgtgacagttagtgaccactctgcagagctgcctccactTCACGAGTCATCTCAGTAAATGTCAACCTAAGTGTGTGTGCCCGAGTGCGTGTGTTTGCGCgctctgtgtgtgtatacgtgtgtgtttgCGCTctgcactgtgtatgtgtgtgatcctTCTCTTAAAGAAGACTCTTAAAGAATGTTCTCCCTTTCTCTTGCTCCAGAAGGCTTTGTCTTGACATGAGAGAGGCCTTGGATTGAATCAGCTCAAACAGGCTCCAAGATGCCCCGAACAGTCCCCTTTTACAGTTTAAGAACGCAATTAATGCATGGAGACATTCTTTGCAACTTGTGTGCCTTTACAGATGTGGGATCAGTTTGCTACAATAGTTTGTTACAATAGTTTTTATTTCACaatagtttttatttaatttaactaggcaagtcagttaagaacaaattcttattttcaacgacggcctaggaacagtgggttaactgcctgttcaggggcagaacgacagatttgtaccatgtcagctcgggggtttgaacttgcaaccttctggttattagtccaacgctctaaccactaggctacccagccaCCCCAGTGAGTTGTTTAGTTTTGAAATGTTCGTcgaaagagagatcagggtccagagtaacgccaaggtccttcacagttatTTTTTTGACAACTGTACCACCATtgagatgaattgtcagatcaaacagcagatctctttgtttttTGTGACCTAGacctgttttgtctgagtttaaaagtaaaacatttgcggcaatccacttccttatgtctgaaaaacagtcttccagggtaggcaattttggggattcaccatgtttcatcgaaatgtacagctgtgtgtcttctGCACAGTAGTGAAAATTGACATtgtgtttctgaatgacatcaccaagaggtagcatatagagccccacagtggaaaTAAATGTCACCTTGTTCTatagagatttacacggttatcaaaacgcCACGCCAGGGTAgtcctacatgaaacacagcccttattttaagtgtttctaaaaatccCTTATAGGAAAGATTAACTGTGGAAAATGGTTgcaaccatttccctgtttgaccgctaggttttatgcaGATGTTGACATGGACAGACAGCGATATCCATCAGTCTGGGTCCTGAGGTGGGGCTTGTGTGGCTGGAATTTGCCTACACTGGGGCCTTAGCAGCTctgaacagacacacactggcCCAGATACAGACTGCAGCTACAACACTAGGGGCCCCCAGAGTTCTACAACTCTGcagtgaagaggaggagaagatgaagaagggagtagagaagaggacaggagagaagatcTCTGCTGAAGAACAGATGAAGGCCAGTCTTCAGTCCATCAGAGAGctgtgggcagagagagagggctatgATGTGGAGCTGGTGGTTGGTGGGACAAATCAAATCGTTTTTTTGTCacatgctgaataaaacaggtgtaaaccttaccgtgaaatacttacaagcccttaaccaacactgcAGTTAAAAATAGGAGTTAAGAAAATAATTTACAAAATGAACGTTACTAgaaaaagtaacacaaaataacaataacaaggctataccggtaccgagtcaatcaGATGCCAaccagttgccataccatgcagtgatgcaaccaatgaggatgctctcgatagtgctgccgtagaacttttgaggatctggggatccatgctaaatcttttcagtctcccgagaggaaataggtgttgtcgtgccgtcttctcgactgtcttggtgtgtttgaaccatgatagtttgttagtgatatggacatcaaggaacttgaagctctcgaacTCGCTCCActacacagtcatgggtgaaggagtacaggaggggatgaAGCACACGTCCCTGAGGGGAccatgtgttgaggatcagcatggcagtgttgaggatcagcatggcagatgtgttgtttacATCGGCTGATgtgaaaagggctttataaatacatttgattagtttattgataattacagacacctggtTGAGTAATCTGAAGTACCTGAAAAGGCCAGTAGATGTCACACTATCATATAGGAATACAAATTCTACTGTAAATAGTACAATACATACAACAATAGCCATGTAAAAAGTGTGTTCaaatttttttcacctttattttaccaggtatgcgggttgagaacaaggtctcatttacaactgcgacctggccaagataaagcaagatAAAGTATAAGGAACCCACACTCAAAAAGAGAGCATTATAGCTGAGAAGtgggaaagaaagaaaacacacatAGAACACTATAAACATACAGAACCAGGAGACGTCTAGGAAACAACTAGATAAAGGTTGAAGGGGAACTGCAACAGCGGATTCGGCCATGTTTTTTGGCTTGCACCTCAAGAAATGCTGGCGGCCATGACAGGAACCAAACTTGAGTTGGCTTGGGGGTGTAGTTTGATGTGGGTGTAACTTGTTGGGGAAGTATCGGGCCAATGGGGACATCATGAATACAGGACACACTTATAcgaaaaaattaaaataatagcAAAAATTGTCTAGGTAGAAAAAgctataatttatttttattttttattgagtgGCAGTGAGTTTATTCTAACTTTGGCAACAACACTTGTCCTACTTATTTCACAACAAGATGGATCCTGTGATGTAATTACTGAACACATCGCATGTGACGTAGTAGAAACCCTGATGATACCTGTAATAGAGGAGGAGGACATGTTGACAgaaaacacaatgaactgtttGATTGTTGAAAGCAAAGCCAATGTTTGACAAAACACTTTTGAAAACTACAGCCCGGTTGACagagtaatatatacagtatttatacttCCAGAACATTGAGGATAGACCATTTAGAAGATATGCGAACTTACCTTGGTAATAAATCTGAAGAGCGACGACAGTTACAGATGATTACCTGCAGGAAGGCCGTAAACTTCCACCTCACACAGAGTGAGAATCTTGTTCTGTCCAGGGATGACCACAACAACATACTGACCCTCCATCTCATTACACTGGAAGGTGTAGGTCTCTCCTGCTGGGATGTGGTGGATGACAACAcatctgaaagagagagagagtgagagtgggggggagagaaaaaTATAATGAGAGTAAATGAGGACACTCTACAATTTACCATAGAGAAAACCATCAGTTTGTTCAATATACTGTTTAGCCACAGAATATCTATAGAAGCATGGATGAAGACCAATGGATCCAAATGTCTTCAAGACATGACAtaggagactgaaaagagtttgtatgggtccccagatcctcaaaaagttctacagctgcaccatcgagagcatcctgaccggttcaTCACCGCCTGGAAtgccaactgctcggcatctgaccgtaaggcactacaaagggtagtgtgtacgacgcagtacatcactggggccaagctttctgcaatccaggacctacagttgaattcagaag
The genomic region above belongs to Oncorhynchus kisutch isolate 150728-3 linkage group LG16, Okis_V2, whole genome shotgun sequence and contains:
- the si:ch211-63p21.1 gene encoding uncharacterized protein si:ch211-63p21.1 isoform X1 — protein: MLQHRRESDSHGLFSSGETSDNDCEMGASCGEVGVVCLCETGPCTLYSEAHTQTPDTLKCEHCGKNRVVITRYSEGYGTEEECALSDPQGDSDADADIEDTDCRLQEPGSLQRISSRRRKRPRIARQDTTESEDDGGRSHRSHRWNLRLSPHRAHNRTLLEESVSQVRPLVICRPSIRGDGQVPPVEGPRTGPKWLWFLWPSSLSLPVVLLLSIPLSLSLVIVIISFLMPRAST
- the si:ch211-63p21.1 gene encoding uncharacterized protein si:ch211-63p21.1 isoform X2 translates to MACFHLERPPTMTMGASCGEVGVVCLCETGPCTLYSEAHTQTPDTLKCEHCGKNRVVITRYSEGYGTEEECALSDPQGDSDADADIEDTDCRLQEPGSLQRISSRRRKRPRIARQDTTESEDDGGRSHRSHRWNLRLSPHRAHNRTLLEESVSQVRPLVICRPSIRGDGQVPPVEGPRTGPKWLWFLWPSSLSLPVVLLLSIPLSLSLVIVIISFLMPRAST